TCTCCACCCTTGGTCTGCGTAAAGGCAACTACCTCCTGCTTACACTCAACCGACATGACTTGCTGGAAAAGAAAGCCGTATTGCACTCTCTTTTACAGACTGTGATTGAGAAAGCCAATGGCATGCCCGTCATCGCCCCCCTACATCCATACGTAGAGCGTGCCGTCAAGTCATTGGAACTGAATGCTCCCAACCTGCATATTCTGCCACCGCAAAGCTATCTGCATTTCGGTTTCCTCATCAATCAGGCCAAAGGCATCGTCACCGACTCCGGCAACATTGCCGAAGAAGCCACTTTCCTCGATGTCCCTTGCATCACCCTCAACACTTATGCCGAACATCCCGAAACCTGGCGTATAGGAACCAACGAACTGGTAGGCGAAAACACTTTTGCCCTCTCCACGTCACTCGACAAGTTACTGAAAGGTGAATGGAAACATGCCACCCTGCCCGACCGTTGGGATGGACGAACTGCGGAACGGATTGTACAGACGCTTATCAGGGGTTAAGGATTAAAAGCTAATCCTTAACCCTTAATCATTAATTCCTAATCATTAATAACTTCTTTTTGCTTCTCGATTAACAGTAAATTGTTAACTTTGCAGCCTGATTTACATAATAGTATATGAAGCAACGACATATTACCCTCATTTTTTTTCTGCTATCTTTGTTTGCCTCCATCGGCACATCTGCACAGATCAAAGGTGTTATTACAGACTCCCTTACCCATGAACCGTTGATGTACATCACCGTACAATATGAAGGCAAAGGGGTAGGCGCAATATCCAACGGAAAAGGAGAATACCAGGTCGAAGCACATAAAGGTTGGGATGTCCTGACCTTTTCAGCCGTAGGCTATATTACCAAAAAAGTAAAATTCGCTCCGGGAACCAAAATCTTGAATGTAAAGATGATGTCGGACGATGTCATGCTGTCTGAAGTCGTAGTGAAGCCCAAGAAAGAGAAATACTCCCGAAAAAACAATCCAGCCGTAGAGTTCATGAAGAAGGTTATCGATAACAAGAAGGCCCTGAAGCTGGAAGAAAACGACTATTACCAATACCAGAAGTATGAAAAAATGAAGATGTCCATCAATGATGTCACACCGGATAAGATGGAAAAAGGAATCTACAAGAAATTTTCATTCTTCAAAGACCAAGTGGAGGTTTCACCCAAAACCGACAAGATGATCCTTCCTATCTCCATCAAGGAGACAGCATCCAAGACCATCTATCGCAAAAGCCCCAAGAGCGAAAAGACAATCATCGAAGGCATGAATTCCACCGGCATCGAAGAGTTCTTCAGTACCGGAGATATGCTGGGAACCATCCTGACAGATGTGTTTTCTGAAATTAATATTTACGATGATGATATCCGGCTGCTGCAACGACGCTTTGTCAGCCCCATCGGACGCGGAGCCATCAGTTTCTATAAATACTACCTGATGGACACCCTGATGGTGGATAAGCAAGAATGCGTGCACCTTACCTTCGTTCCGCAGAATCCACAAGACTTCGGATTTACAGGACACCTCTATGTTGTGAAAGATTCTACATACGCCGTAAAGAAGTGTACCATGAAATTACCTAAAAAGACAGGAGTTAATTTCGTGGAAAACCTTGACATCGTACAGCAGTATGAACAACTTCCCGACAACAACTGGGTGCTGACCGATGACGACATGACCGTTGAACTTGCTTTCGTAAAAGGTATTCAGGGATTGGAAGTAGAACGCACCACTAAATACACCGACTACAAATTCGATGAAATAGAGCCCCGGCTTTTCCGCCTGAAAGGGAATGTCATCAAGGAAGCTAATATGCTATCTAAAAGCGATGAATATTGGGCACAAGTGCGCCAAGTGCCACTCACCAAGAAAGAGAGTACTATGGACGTGTTCATGAACCGCATCGAACAGATACCAGGCTTCAAATATGTCATCTTCGGAGCAAAAGCCCTGATCGAGAATTTTGTGGAAACAGGCAGCAAGAAACATCCCAGTAAGTTTGACCTCGGACCTATCAATACAATGATTACCAGTAACTACGTAAACGGTACACGCTTCCGCTTAAGCGGCATGACTACCGGCAACCTCGACCCGCATTGGAGTTTCAGCGGCTATGGGGCATACGGAACGAAAGACAAAAAATGGTTCTACTCCGGTGAAGCAGCCTACTCTTTCAACAAGCGCGAATATGTATTGTGGGAGTTTCCGAAACATTACCTTGCTTTCAAATATACCTACGATGTGATGTCGCCCATGGACAAGTATCTCGCAACGGACAAAGACAACGTATTTGTGGGCTGGAAGTGGACCACAGTTGACCAAATGTCGTACATGCGCGACGCTACCCTGACCTACGAACTGGAAACCAATGCAGGATTCTCCATCCAGGCCATGGCACGCCATCGCAATGACCAGCCTGCAGGTATCCTGCAATACTGGAAGAACAACGGCAGCGTTCCTGGCACATGGGATGACAAGAACACATTGGTACACGATATTACCACGACCGAATTGGGAGTAACCCTGCGTTACGCTCCCGGCGAAACTTTCGTCAACACCAAGCAGCGCCGTGTTCCCGTATCACTGGACGCGCCGATATTCAGCCTTTCTCATACAGCAGGCTTCAAGGGAGTTTTGGGAGGCGAATATAACTTCAATCTAACGGAAGCCAGCATGCGCAAGCGTTTTTGGTTCGGCTCATGGGGTAAAATAGATATCACAGCCCGTGCCGGCGCCCAATGGAACACCGTTCCGTTCCCCCTGCTGAACCTGCCCATGGCAAACCTTTCATATATCACGCAGCATAATGAATCCTTCAACCTCATCAACAATATGGAGTTCCTGAACGACCGTTATGCCTCACTCGCCCTGACGTATGACATGAATGGCAAATTGTTCAACCGTATTCCCCTTATCAAGAAGTTAAAATGGCGTGAAACATTCCGCATCCGTGGACTTTGGGGTACATTGACCGACAAGAACAATCCGTACAAGAGCGACAACTCCGATTTGTTCCTTTTCCCCACACGCAATGGCATACCTACCAGCTACGTGATGGGCAAAACCCCTTATCTTGAAGCAAGTATAGGTATCTATAATATATTCAAATTACTGCATATTGAATATGTGCGCCGACTGACCTACACCGACATACCGGGAGTAAAGAAAGACGGCATACGATTTATGATATTAATGATATTTTAAAGTGGCTCCATTAGCAGAAAGGCTTCGGCCCAAGACATTAGAAGAGTACATCGGCCAAAAGCATTTGGTAGGACCGGGTGCTGTGCTGCGCAAGATGATTGATGCAGGACGCATTTCCTCATTCATTTTGTGGGGGCCTCCCGGAGTTGGAAAAACCACATTGGCACAAATCATAGCCAACAAACTCGACACGCCCTTCTATACACTCAGCGCCGTAACCAGTGGGGTGAAGGATGTACGCGATGTAATAGAGCGCGCCAAAGGCAACCGCTTCTTTTCACAGGCAAGCCCCATCCTATTCATTGATGAGATTCATCGCTTCAGCAAGTCACAGCAAGACTCACTGTTAGGAGCAGTAGAGCAAGGTACGGTGACTCTGATAGGCGCTACGACTGAAAATCCCTCCTTCGAAGTAATACGTCCCCTGCTTTCACGCTGCCAGCTCTACGTGCTGAAGTCATTGGAAAAAGACGATCTGCTGGAACTGCTGCAACGGGCCGTCACTACCGACGCCGTACTGAGAGAAAGAAAAATCGAACTGAAAGAAACCACCGCCATGCTCCGTTTCAGTGGCGGGGACGCGCGGAAGCTCTTAAATATACTCGAACTCGTAGTAGAGTCTGAAGCAGATGATCCGGTTGTCATTACAGACGAAATGGTAACCGAACGACTTCAGCAGAATCCCCTGGCATACGACAAGGACGGAGAAATGCACTATGACATCATCTCTGCTTTTATCAAGTCCATTCGCGGCAGTGATCCGGACGGAGCCATCTACTGGCTGGCACGCATGGTGGAAGGTGGTGAAGATCCTGCCTTCATAGCCCGCCGCCTTGTAATCTCGGCATCCGAAGACATCGGCCTGGCCAACCCCAATGCACAACTCATTGCCAATGCCTGTTTCGACACTCTCATGAAAGTGGGATGGCCCGAAGGACGCATCCCATTGGCGGAAGCCACCATCTACCTTGCCACAAGCCCCAAAAGCAATTCGGCCTACATGGCCATCAACCAGGCTCTGGAGCTTGTACGCGAAACCGGTAACCTGCCGGTTCCGTTGCATCTGCGCAATGCTCCCACCAAACTAATGAAACAGTTGGGCTACGGAGACAACTATAAATACGCCCATGACTATCCCGGTAATTTCGTCAAGCAGCAATTCTTGCCCGACGAACTGAAAAACCGCCGCATCTGGGAACCTCAAGCCAATGCCGCCGAACAAAAACATAAGGAAAGGATGCAGCAACTGTGGGGAAAAGAAAGATTCTGAAATCATAGACAACAAATTATAATTTATAAAACATGAAAATAGTAGTATTAGACGGCTACGCCGCCAATCCCGGTGACCTTTGCTGGGACGAACTGCAAGCGTTGGGAGAATGTTCCATCTATGACCGCACCTCCCCCGAAGAAATACTGGAGCGCGCAGCAGGTGCAGAAATCCTGCTGACCAACAAGACAGTCCTTACAGCCGAGCACATGGCTGTTCTGCCCGAACTGAAATATATCGGCGTACTTGCCACCGGATATAACATCGTTGATACTGCGGCAGCCAAAGAACGCGGCATTGTGGTAACCAATATTCCGGCTTACAGCACAGACTCCGTTGCACAGATGGTCTTTGCACACATCCTCAACATCGCCCAGCAAGTGCAACACCACTCCGAAGAAGTGCATAAAGGACGTTGGACGGCCAGCAAAGACTTCTGTTTCCGAGACACGCCGCTTATCGAACTTCGCGGCAAGAAGCTCGGTATTGTGGGTCTGGGGCACACCGGTTACACCACCGCCCGCATTGCCATCGGCTTCGGAATGCAAATATGCGCCTTCACTTCAAAGACAAACTTCCAGCTCCCTCCCGAAATCCGAAAGATGGAACTGGACGAACTTTTCCGCGAATGCGACATCATCAGCCTGCACTGCCCCCTCACCGACTCCACCCGCGAACTGGTGAATGCCGAACGGCTGAAAATGATGAAACCTTCCGCTATCCTTATCAATACCGGACGCGGCCCGCTTGTCAACGAACAAGACCTCGCCGATGCCCTGAACAACCACATCATCTATGCTGCCGGACTGGATGTGCTTTCTCAAGAACCTCCCCGCGCCGACAATCCTCTGCTCACAGCCCAAAACTGCTACATCACCCCGCACATAGCCTGGGCAAGTACCGCGGCCCGCGAGCGTCTGATGCAGATTATGCTGGAAAACATCAAAGCCTACATAGCAGGAAAGCCGGTAAACGTAGTAAAATAAAGCAAGCTGCATTCGGACGTTGCAAACGTATATCCGGGCCGCACAAATATCCGTTCGGGCATTGCGTTTGTCCGTTCGCGCGCTGCGAACAGAGTTTATGTCCTATAAGTAATAACTTTGCAACCTGTAAGTAGCAACTTTATGCCTTATAGGACAGACTTTTACAACAAGTATAAAACATCTTTCCACTGATACCGAATATGGGAAAATCTGCTGTCAAAGGACTATTCTATATCTGCCTGACGGCCGCTACCTTTGTGCTGGCGTCTGTCACCATCGTTGCCGGGTTTTCGGGAAACGTAGATCCCGCAAACTCTGTCGTCATGCCATTGCTGGGGCTGGCCGTACCGGTACTGTTAATCGTCAACCTGATTGTCGCGCTATGCTGGGCACTTGCACGCAAATGCTGGGCTGTGGTTCCACTCGTGGCGATATGCTGCAACTGGACGTATCTGAGCTCCGTCATCCAACTGAACGGCAGCAAGGAGAAAATCCCCGGCGGCAAGTACCTGAAAATAGCTACCTATAACGTGCAGGACTTTGGCTACGAAGTGACCGGCTACTCTTGCAAGGAGATAGCCCGCTTCATGGAACGGGAGGGCGTGGATGTGCTTTGCTTCCAAGAATTTGACGACAACGAGGACTTCCCGATGGACAGCATCCGCCGAGCATTGTCACATTGGCCTTATGCACTCATCCCCAATGACGATTCCATCCGTGGCGTGCTTCCCATGGCCGTGTTCAGCCGTTATCCCCTGTCGGGACACCGCTTCATCACTTACCAAGGCAGCGCCAATTGCAGCATGATGTGCGACATCGCTTTGGGAACAGACACCATCCGCCTGCTCAACAACCATTTGCAGACCACCAGTGTCAGCCAAAAACGCCGCAAGTGGGAACGGGAGATGAAGGCAGACGACACCCGCCGCGAAGTGCATGCTGCAAAAGACGCCGCATATACCCTGCACGAGAACTTCGTGAAACGTACGGAGCAGACCTACATTATCAGCTACTACGCCAAGCACAGTCCCTACCCCGTATTGGTATGCGGTGACTTCAACTCACTGCCTTCCTCACACACCTACTATCATCTGCGTGAATTTCTGAAAGACGGTTTCCGCACAGCCGGGCACGGCTACATGCATACATACCGCTACGGCAAAGGACTGCTGCGCATCGACTACATCTTTCACTCGCCCACGCTGGAAGGCATCGACTACTATTCACCCGATCTGGATCTATGCAGCGACCACAATCCGGTGATTATGGAAGTGGGATATTGACAGTGCATCTTTTTATGCAACATGGGCTGTTCCAAAGATTTGGAACAGCCCATGTCTGTATATCGAAAAGTTATTCTTCCCTATTTAGAAAGTGAACTTCACACCAACCTGGCCTCTCCAACGAGAATAGTAATCGCTGTAAGAACGCATGTTATAGTCGCCTTTCTGCAAAAACTGGAAGTAATTGCTCTTGGTGTTCTTGTCGTATCCATAAACGACCGGACTATAATATCCATTGGAAGCAGAAGTATGTCCCCATTTTTCGTTGAACAGATTACCGATATTCATGATATCCAGCGAGAATTCAAGAGCACGCTTATTCTTGCCAACCATGAAGTTGATGGTGTGTGCCAAGTGAAAATCGAAGTGATGCTCAAACTTCTCATTGGCAGCATTACGCTCAAAGTATTCGCCGCGATGGTCTTTCATATATTCGTCATTTGCCAGCCAAGCCTTAAAGTTTGCTTTCTGATCGGCAGCAGAAGTAACCACTTTTCCATCTTTGACATAATCGGCAAACGGCATCTTTTCGATCTGGGCATCAGTAGGAATAAAGAACAGGTCATTATAACCGCTATCGCCGTTCAAGTCACCATTATAGTAAACAGAATAAGGCATACCCGATGTACCGGTATAAATCAAACCGACAGTAGTAGAACGATTTGCCTTCCATTTCTTGGTATAGAAAGCAGCCACACGGATAGAATGAGGGACATTAAATGCAGAGTTTGCCAATTCTGGAGCATTCGGATTACCGATAGTATAATTGTACTGCCAATTGGACTGTGCAACAGAAGAAGTACCATTATTCACAGTTTTAGACTTTGTGAATGCATAAGACGCCATCAAATCCAAACCGAAATCGAATTTCTTTTCAGCTTTCAAAGATAAGTTATAGGTATATCCCTTACTCGTATTAGATAGAGCGTAAATACCGTTATAAGCAGAAGCATCTGATAATTTGCTCAACATCGGACGTTTGTCAAAATCCATACCGGACACAACGTCAGAGAGAGTCTTCCCATTCAAGTCATAAGCCAGATTCTGATACAAGATATCATTCAATGTCTTGGAGTAGATAGCCTCGGCAGTCCAGTTAATGCCCCCCAATTCAAAGTCGAAAGCAAGGTTGGCACGCAAGTTCTGTGCAAACCGGAAGTCTTTATCGAAAACATTGATGGTCTGTGAACCACTGGCTTTCAGCTTATCTGCATTTTGCGACTGCTTGGAAGGGTCAAGAATAACTGACAAATCCTTGGTAGCATTGGGATTGGAAGTGCTTACCGAAACATTATATGTAGAAAGCTGAATACCTGTGTTAGAGAAATTATTACTTAACCATACAAAAGGAATACGTCCCGTAAAGATACCTACGCCACCACGGAGGATGTACTTATTGTTACCATTGATATCCCAGCGAAAACCGGCACGCGGAGAGAACATCGGACTGCTGCTCAACTTGGAGTTCGTTTTATACCCCCATCCCTTAGAAGCTGCATAAGTATTGAATTCTGCATTTTCTGTCGGAGTATCGAAAAATAAAGGAACATCCATACGCACACCCAGTGTTACATCCAAATTATCCGTCACATTCATTTTATCCTGTGCATAAAGCCCCACCTGGCCGGCACTGAAAGAAGGCGCCCAACGGGGATCGCCTGTTACAGATGTATTGGCCTGCCCATAGCGGTACTGCTTAATGACGCCATTATAAAAATCAGCAGGACTGCCGAAGTAATAAGTTCCGTAGGTGT
Above is a window of Bacteroides helcogenes P 36-108 DNA encoding:
- a CDS encoding DUF5686 and carboxypeptidase-like regulatory domain-containing protein, with translation MKQRHITLIFFLLSLFASIGTSAQIKGVITDSLTHEPLMYITVQYEGKGVGAISNGKGEYQVEAHKGWDVLTFSAVGYITKKVKFAPGTKILNVKMMSDDVMLSEVVVKPKKEKYSRKNNPAVEFMKKVIDNKKALKLEENDYYQYQKYEKMKMSINDVTPDKMEKGIYKKFSFFKDQVEVSPKTDKMILPISIKETASKTIYRKSPKSEKTIIEGMNSTGIEEFFSTGDMLGTILTDVFSEINIYDDDIRLLQRRFVSPIGRGAISFYKYYLMDTLMVDKQECVHLTFVPQNPQDFGFTGHLYVVKDSTYAVKKCTMKLPKKTGVNFVENLDIVQQYEQLPDNNWVLTDDDMTVELAFVKGIQGLEVERTTKYTDYKFDEIEPRLFRLKGNVIKEANMLSKSDEYWAQVRQVPLTKKESTMDVFMNRIEQIPGFKYVIFGAKALIENFVETGSKKHPSKFDLGPINTMITSNYVNGTRFRLSGMTTGNLDPHWSFSGYGAYGTKDKKWFYSGEAAYSFNKREYVLWEFPKHYLAFKYTYDVMSPMDKYLATDKDNVFVGWKWTTVDQMSYMRDATLTYELETNAGFSIQAMARHRNDQPAGILQYWKNNGSVPGTWDDKNTLVHDITTTELGVTLRYAPGETFVNTKQRRVPVSLDAPIFSLSHTAGFKGVLGGEYNFNLTEASMRKRFWFGSWGKIDITARAGAQWNTVPFPLLNLPMANLSYITQHNESFNLINNMEFLNDRYASLALTYDMNGKLFNRIPLIKKLKWRETFRIRGLWGTLTDKNNPYKSDNSDLFLFPTRNGIPTSYVMGKTPYLEASIGIYNIFKLLHIEYVRRLTYTDIPGVKKDGIRFMILMIF
- a CDS encoding replication-associated recombination protein A, which gives rise to MAPLAERLRPKTLEEYIGQKHLVGPGAVLRKMIDAGRISSFILWGPPGVGKTTLAQIIANKLDTPFYTLSAVTSGVKDVRDVIERAKGNRFFSQASPILFIDEIHRFSKSQQDSLLGAVEQGTVTLIGATTENPSFEVIRPLLSRCQLYVLKSLEKDDLLELLQRAVTTDAVLRERKIELKETTAMLRFSGGDARKLLNILELVVESEADDPVVITDEMVTERLQQNPLAYDKDGEMHYDIISAFIKSIRGSDPDGAIYWLARMVEGGEDPAFIARRLVISASEDIGLANPNAQLIANACFDTLMKVGWPEGRIPLAEATIYLATSPKSNSAYMAINQALELVRETGNLPVPLHLRNAPTKLMKQLGYGDNYKYAHDYPGNFVKQQFLPDELKNRRIWEPQANAAEQKHKERMQQLWGKERF
- a CDS encoding D-2-hydroxyacid dehydrogenase gives rise to the protein MKIVVLDGYAANPGDLCWDELQALGECSIYDRTSPEEILERAAGAEILLTNKTVLTAEHMAVLPELKYIGVLATGYNIVDTAAAKERGIVVTNIPAYSTDSVAQMVFAHILNIAQQVQHHSEEVHKGRWTASKDFCFRDTPLIELRGKKLGIVGLGHTGYTTARIAIGFGMQICAFTSKTNFQLPPEIRKMELDELFRECDIISLHCPLTDSTRELVNAERLKMMKPSAILINTGRGPLVNEQDLADALNNHIIYAAGLDVLSQEPPRADNPLLTAQNCYITPHIAWASTAARERLMQIMLENIKAYIAGKPVNVVK
- a CDS encoding endonuclease/exonuclease/phosphatase family protein produces the protein MGKSAVKGLFYICLTAATFVLASVTIVAGFSGNVDPANSVVMPLLGLAVPVLLIVNLIVALCWALARKCWAVVPLVAICCNWTYLSSVIQLNGSKEKIPGGKYLKIATYNVQDFGYEVTGYSCKEIARFMEREGVDVLCFQEFDDNEDFPMDSIRRALSHWPYALIPNDDSIRGVLPMAVFSRYPLSGHRFITYQGSANCSMMCDIALGTDTIRLLNNHLQTTSVSQKRRKWEREMKADDTRREVHAAKDAAYTLHENFVKRTEQTYIISYYAKHSPYPVLVCGDFNSLPSSHTYYHLREFLKDGFRTAGHGYMHTYRYGKGLLRIDYIFHSPTLEGIDYYSPDLDLCSDHNPVIMEVGY
- a CDS encoding TonB-dependent receptor, whose product is MLKRTSFLLTVVLLLAVAVGVNAQVTTSSMAGKVTDSANEPIIGATVQAVHEPSGSRYGAITNVDGRYTIQGMRAGGPYKVTVSYVGYQTSEAKGITLQLGETFRHNVEMSESSELLGEVVITGKSGVDATKTGAAMHVSASEINRMPSINHGIADVTRLNPQVRVTNGGAMYFAGTNNRYNSFQIDGAMNNDVFGLTANGSNGGQAGTQPVSMETIEQIQVNVAPFDVRQSGFTGGSINAITKSGTNDFHGTIYGFGNNQHLIGSKYRMMNGKTSDKYMDQDEYNAGITFGGPIIKNKLFFFANYEKANQTYQSPYSMGATASKVDAAEATAILKKLQEMAAAQGVAYNGNLDGSDVYTKSDKGGLKLDWNINDKHKASFRWSLVSAKQLNSASGASALNASDYSYDFVSKTNSFVAELQSRFNETISNEFRASYVRVRDERQPGAAFPMISISNVGSGTLNLGNERSSMANALNQDIYTITDNLNWYTGNHTFTFGTHNELYSFSNLFIQDTYGTYYFGSPADFYNGVIKQYRYGQANTSVTGDPRWAPSFSAGQVGLYAQDKMNVTDNLDVTLGVRMDVPLFFDTPTENAEFNTYAASKGWGYKTNSKLSSSPMFSPRAGFRWDINGNNKYILRGGVGIFTGRIPFVWLSNNFSNTGIQLSTYNVSVSTSNPNATKDLSVILDPSKQSQNADKLKASGSQTINVFDKDFRFAQNLRANLAFDFELGGINWTAEAIYSKTLNDILYQNLAYDLNGKTLSDVVSGMDFDKRPMLSKLSDASAYNGIYALSNTSKGYTYNLSLKAEKKFDFGLDLMASYAFTKSKTVNNGTSSVAQSNWQYNYTIGNPNAPELANSAFNVPHSIRVAAFYTKKWKANRSTTVGLIYTGTSGMPYSVYYNGDLNGDSGYNDLFFIPTDAQIEKMPFADYVKDGKVVTSAADQKANFKAWLANDEYMKDHRGEYFERNAANEKFEHHFDFHLAHTINFMVGKNKRALEFSLDIMNIGNLFNEKWGHTSASNGYYSPVVYGYDKNTKSNYFQFLQKGDYNMRSYSDYYSRWRGQVGVKFTF